In Sphingobacterium thalpophilum, a genomic segment contains:
- a CDS encoding family 43 glycosylhydrolase — MKHHFSFAILAAMVMSLTGLVAQPLKPYQQPNVLNPLLPGYFADPSIKKIADTYYIYATTDGNGWGAGPSQVWSSRDLKNWTIQPMNWPNTHWYWAPDMTQGYDGRYYLYYSQPVEIFGAVADSPTGPWEPLVAEGKSMIPNYMIPGVITLDGQTFRDDDGRIYLFWGTWGIYPDHGCGVGILNRDMKTFDKTALIPNTVAKDFFEAPYMFKRKGIYYLMYSSGHCEDGTYRVQYVKSKTGPMGPFEYPSINPILITNEDGSIHGPGHHSILEQDNRYFIVYHRHNNPHAGGGFHRQVAMDELFFTADGDIEPVRPTHVGVPDLFPAVAEPVDLAFGKTVTASSWYNTDFRPSFLVDNNNGTLWRAKNNQGPAWVAIDLGKTMDIQTISIQFEYPTYAYRYRLETSMDGIVWENFVDRSDNDRWASPIVEHGKARTRYVRLNVLNSQLNGLPRGVWNMKVYAQKLPQQTLWSAAQKMPVQEVAVGNLIHIDAANYQEGQYVKSIQNKGLLGGMFSTEQALAVKNYQGKKAFFFDGVTALRSTFAVPQSLAANGSYSIGLWVNNPDIDRFEQLVAWSSGQQDLSKAIFGYGTDAGRGAITHGSWPDLGYASVPDSNVWHHIVFSFDGYQESVYVDGKLQRRENRMLFVKPGDVFVLGASDVLDQHFSGYVSSLQVYNTSLDEVEVVRLANEVPKSNFFALQTDDLNLGKLSTLRNHGTAKDTLVTVDDAVVTVAGNRLALKGKAFESAALREILQQQRYTLYLDWYDDGSWQHAVLVNDKGKKSFYRNGKIEKRVFSDKLLRVSKNTLELAYLFHFFRAYAGTLTSDEVDAKFSQWKAGLAKGLDGYVPQVLSPPHLINADQVFAQVEKKPGMWYLFRSDGESSGWKQQSYHLFKSSGPGKSIEVLAKDAFGHVSEPVVEAISAQKPQLVQPAQDESYSAKDQKIPFWDGYQYSERIDSTQTALSYLAGTWKIQSKNTKWGDADLLAPFVFKELEGDFTLEVKVSDVVGLGRKVRTSSEAGVMIQSMDRKDAYISNCILTGWNLGNLSRSIGPQIFQEENTGTGLNFSPYLQVQKVGSYFFLRCSIDGVDWKDLPGTPFLRPDLNGKRLRVGLYQIAGNNQLGYGEFERLRIWK, encoded by the coding sequence ATGAAACATCATTTTTCTTTCGCTATTTTGGCAGCAATGGTTATGTCGCTAACAGGGCTGGTGGCCCAGCCGTTGAAACCGTACCAACAGCCTAATGTATTGAATCCACTGCTGCCCGGATATTTTGCGGACCCGAGCATCAAGAAAATTGCCGATACGTATTATATCTATGCGACTACGGATGGGAACGGTTGGGGCGCAGGCCCTTCGCAGGTGTGGAGTTCCAGGGATCTGAAGAACTGGACCATTCAACCCATGAACTGGCCCAATACACATTGGTACTGGGCGCCTGATATGACGCAGGGATACGACGGACGATATTACCTCTATTATAGTCAGCCTGTAGAAATTTTTGGGGCAGTGGCCGACAGCCCAACGGGACCTTGGGAACCTTTGGTAGCCGAAGGCAAATCGATGATCCCTAATTATATGATTCCAGGTGTAATCACCCTGGACGGGCAAACCTTTCGGGATGATGATGGCCGCATTTATCTATTTTGGGGGACCTGGGGAATCTACCCCGATCATGGATGTGGGGTGGGGATACTCAACAGGGATATGAAAACCTTCGACAAGACAGCATTGATCCCCAATACGGTGGCAAAGGACTTTTTTGAGGCTCCTTATATGTTTAAGCGTAAGGGCATCTATTACCTGATGTACTCCTCGGGGCATTGCGAAGATGGTACGTATCGTGTTCAGTACGTTAAAAGTAAAACCGGTCCCATGGGGCCTTTTGAATACCCGTCGATCAATCCAATATTGATTACAAACGAGGATGGCAGTATACACGGTCCGGGACATCATAGTATTCTTGAACAGGATAATCGTTATTTCATTGTCTATCACAGGCACAACAATCCACACGCTGGGGGTGGCTTCCATCGTCAGGTTGCCATGGACGAGCTATTCTTTACGGCTGACGGCGATATTGAGCCGGTGCGGCCCACACATGTTGGTGTACCGGATTTGTTTCCAGCAGTAGCAGAGCCAGTCGATTTGGCTTTTGGTAAAACCGTGACGGCCTCTTCCTGGTACAATACCGACTTTAGGCCTTCTTTTTTAGTAGACAACAACAATGGAACGCTATGGCGGGCCAAAAATAATCAGGGACCAGCCTGGGTAGCTATCGACTTAGGTAAAACAATGGATATACAGACCATATCTATTCAGTTTGAATACCCGACGTATGCCTATCGATACCGACTCGAAACCTCTATGGATGGTATCGTCTGGGAAAATTTTGTGGATCGCTCGGATAACGACCGCTGGGCGAGTCCTATTGTAGAACATGGCAAAGCTAGGACGAGATATGTTAGGCTAAATGTATTGAACAGCCAATTGAATGGACTTCCTCGTGGCGTTTGGAACATGAAGGTGTATGCACAAAAGCTTCCACAACAGACGCTATGGTCTGCAGCACAAAAGATGCCTGTGCAGGAAGTCGCAGTGGGTAATTTGATCCATATCGATGCGGCCAATTACCAGGAAGGACAATACGTAAAAAGTATTCAGAATAAAGGGCTACTCGGGGGCATGTTCAGCACGGAACAGGCCCTGGCTGTTAAAAATTATCAGGGTAAAAAGGCATTCTTCTTTGATGGTGTAACTGCGCTGCGATCGACATTCGCCGTGCCGCAGTCGTTGGCTGCAAATGGCTCCTATAGTATAGGACTATGGGTCAATAATCCGGACATAGACCGATTTGAACAGCTGGTTGCCTGGTCGTCGGGGCAGCAGGATCTCAGTAAAGCGATTTTTGGTTATGGTACTGATGCCGGACGTGGGGCCATCACGCATGGCTCCTGGCCTGATTTGGGATATGCATCGGTTCCGGACTCAAATGTGTGGCATCATATTGTATTTTCTTTTGACGGCTATCAGGAGTCTGTTTATGTGGATGGAAAGCTGCAGCGCAGGGAAAATAGGATGCTGTTTGTCAAGCCCGGGGATGTTTTTGTCCTGGGAGCTTCGGATGTACTGGACCAGCATTTTTCGGGCTATGTATCCAGTTTGCAGGTATATAATACGAGCTTGGATGAGGTGGAAGTGGTTAGGTTGGCCAATGAAGTGCCTAAATCGAATTTCTTTGCGCTGCAAACTGACGATTTAAACCTCGGAAAGCTCAGTACCTTGCGGAACCATGGAACAGCAAAGGATACTTTAGTGACGGTTGACGATGCGGTGGTCACGGTAGCGGGAAATAGACTGGCACTGAAAGGTAAAGCTTTTGAAAGTGCGGCGCTAAGGGAGATTCTTCAGCAGCAGCGGTATACGCTTTATCTTGATTGGTATGACGATGGTTCCTGGCAGCATGCTGTGCTTGTCAATGATAAAGGAAAGAAGAGCTTTTATCGCAATGGGAAGATTGAAAAGCGCGTGTTTTCTGACAAGCTGCTGCGGGTAAGTAAGAATACCCTCGAACTGGCTTATCTATTTCATTTCTTTCGCGCCTATGCTGGTACCTTAACATCGGATGAAGTAGACGCAAAGTTCAGTCAGTGGAAAGCGGGCCTGGCAAAGGGACTGGACGGGTATGTTCCGCAGGTGCTTTCTCCGCCGCACCTGATCAATGCCGATCAGGTATTTGCACAGGTAGAGAAAAAGCCAGGAATGTGGTATTTATTCCGTTCTGATGGTGAGAGCTCAGGCTGGAAGCAGCAGTCTTACCACCTTTTTAAATCATCCGGACCCGGAAAATCTATCGAAGTTCTTGCGAAGGATGCCTTTGGCCATGTCAGTGAGCCGGTAGTGGAAGCGATTTCGGCGCAAAAGCCGCAATTGGTGCAGCCAGCACAGGATGAAAGCTATTCAGCCAAGGATCAGAAAATTCCTTTCTGGGATGGTTATCAATACAGTGAAAGAATCGATAGCACACAGACAGCGCTTTCCTACCTGGCTGGAACCTGGAAAATCCAGTCCAAAAATACCAAATGGGGCGATGCAGATCTTCTAGCCCCGTTTGTTTTTAAAGAGCTGGAGGGCGATTTCACGCTAGAGGTTAAGGTAAGTGATGTGGTAGGCCTGGGCCGTAAAGTACGTACATCAAGTGAAGCTGGTGTCATGATTCAAAGCATGGATCGTAAGGATGCCTACATCAGCAATTGTATTTTGACGGGATGGAACCTGGGCAACCTTTCGCGGAGCATCGGTCCACAGATTTTTCAGGAAGAGAATACAGGAACGGGCCTTAATTTTTCGCCTTACCTTCAGGTCCAAAAGGTCGGTAGTTATTTCTTTTTGCGTTGCTCGATAGATGGGGTGGATTGGAAAGATCTGCCTGGAACACCGTTTCTACGTCCCGATCTGAACGGCAAAAGACTGCGCGTCGGCCTTTATCAGATTGCTGGTAACAACCAGCTGGGTTATGGTGAATTTGAAAGACTTCGTATCTGGAAATAA
- a CDS encoding endo-1,4-beta-xylanase, with the protein MKKINKTIVILLSLGTAWSSCSKYQPLDYAVDKPEKVLTQEDINAYNPLKSYLDKQGNPGLKLGVALNMNDYFNKGVLYRLANRNFEEMVMGYEMKHGSIVQADGSLNLSRVEQLITAAQENNMALYGHTLCWHSGQNAAYLNKLIAPVVIPGSGGPALAGHALKMSNPTVVNAWEAQTATDINPTEIGKEYVLKIVARGSKAGNIGIDLQSTSNYTGDNMGSLALTTSYKEYELKVTATAARNRFIINFGQYDGTIFIDKVVLTKTGSSASLIANSDFESNIDGWFGWGNNSSRAQSANGEGYGSPGGSTIEKTPAEKEAILAKALETFIAGMLEKTKGYIKAWDVVNEPMSDWPDQYALKTGVGKTDLADDEFYWQDYLGKDYAVKAFQFARKYGNANDLLFINDYGLEGSDNKCKGLIAYVSYVESKGAKVDGIGTQMHIDINTSKDNIVSMFNLLAATGKLIKVSELDIGLGNGIKTSNATTEMYQQQADMYKFVVQKYLEIIPKDKQYGITIWSPLDSPDQENSFWRRGEPIGLWTEGFVRKPAYQAVAEALLAKK; encoded by the coding sequence ATGAAAAAAATCAATAAAACTATCGTCATCCTACTTTCGCTCGGCACCGCCTGGAGTTCCTGTTCCAAATATCAGCCACTGGATTACGCCGTCGATAAACCGGAGAAAGTACTGACGCAGGAAGATATCAATGCTTACAATCCATTAAAAAGTTATCTGGATAAGCAAGGCAACCCCGGACTTAAGCTGGGTGTTGCGCTCAATATGAACGATTATTTTAACAAAGGAGTACTCTACCGCTTGGCTAACCGCAATTTCGAAGAAATGGTGATGGGCTATGAAATGAAGCATGGTTCCATTGTGCAAGCCGACGGAAGCCTGAATCTATCTCGTGTAGAACAGCTGATCACAGCTGCGCAGGAAAACAACATGGCACTGTATGGCCACACGCTGTGCTGGCATTCGGGACAGAATGCCGCCTACCTGAATAAGTTAATCGCTCCTGTGGTAATACCAGGTTCTGGAGGACCAGCTCTAGCGGGACATGCATTAAAAATGAGCAATCCCACTGTTGTCAATGCCTGGGAAGCACAGACAGCCACAGACATTAACCCCACGGAAATAGGGAAAGAATATGTATTGAAGATTGTAGCCCGGGGCAGCAAAGCGGGCAACATTGGTATCGATCTGCAGAGCACCTCCAATTATACGGGCGACAATATGGGTTCATTGGCATTAACAACAAGCTACAAAGAATACGAACTCAAAGTGACCGCAACTGCCGCGCGTAACCGTTTTATCATCAATTTTGGTCAATACGATGGTACCATCTTCATCGACAAGGTTGTGCTGACAAAAACAGGCAGTTCGGCAAGCCTCATTGCCAACAGTGATTTTGAAAGCAATATTGATGGCTGGTTTGGCTGGGGAAACAATTCCTCCCGAGCGCAGTCCGCCAATGGCGAAGGTTATGGGAGCCCTGGGGGCAGCACGATCGAGAAAACCCCTGCCGAGAAAGAAGCCATTCTCGCGAAAGCACTGGAGACATTTATTGCCGGCATGCTTGAGAAAACCAAAGGCTACATCAAGGCTTGGGACGTAGTCAACGAACCGATGTCCGACTGGCCCGACCAATATGCCCTAAAGACGGGAGTGGGCAAAACCGATCTGGCGGATGATGAATTCTACTGGCAGGATTACTTGGGTAAAGATTATGCCGTAAAAGCCTTCCAGTTTGCCCGCAAATATGGTAATGCCAATGATCTCCTATTCATCAATGACTATGGCTTGGAAGGCAGTGACAACAAATGTAAAGGGCTGATCGCCTATGTCAGCTACGTCGAAAGCAAAGGGGCCAAAGTGGATGGAATCGGTACCCAGATGCACATCGACATCAACACAAGCAAAGACAATATCGTCAGTATGTTTAACCTATTGGCCGCCACCGGCAAGCTGATCAAAGTGTCTGAGCTCGATATTGGTTTGGGAAATGGCATAAAGACTAGCAATGCAACGACTGAAATGTATCAGCAGCAGGCCGACATGTACAAATTTGTCGTTCAAAAATATCTTGAGATCATTCCCAAGGATAAGCAATATGGTATTACCATATGGAGCCCACTGGACAGTCCGGACCAAGAGAATTCATTCTGGAGACGTGGGGAACCCATCGGTTTATGGACCGAAGGATTCGTTCGAAAGCCAGCCTATCAGGCGGTTGCTGAGGCATTGTTAGCTAAAAAATAA
- a CDS encoding DUF5627 domain-containing protein: protein MKKINLLYAMALVSLASCKNNDWEFPDFEFQSVYFAYQTPVRTVTLGEDIFDNSLDNQHKVKVMATTGGVYNNGKDIRIDFVVDNSLTNGLSYPNGQTVTALPNNYYQLASNQINIPSGSLTGGVEVQLTDAFFADPKSLETYYVLPLRMTKVVNADSILSGKTSLQAANRAIVSDWDVAPKDFTFYALKYINPWHGNYLRRGTDQIVGKGANNSLTKNIVRHQAYVEKDEVKSVTTAALKKSILPLSFKGADDVNINVNLNLTFDDDNNCSISSASAGISATGTGKFVKRGEKNSWGNADRDALYLSYTIDMTQMSVTSKDTLVMRDRSVKMETFTPIKK from the coding sequence ATGAAAAAGATCAATCTTCTTTACGCCATGGCTTTGGTAAGCCTGGCGTCTTGCAAAAATAACGACTGGGAGTTCCCAGATTTCGAATTTCAATCGGTATACTTCGCCTATCAGACACCAGTCAGAACGGTAACCCTAGGCGAAGACATTTTTGACAACAGTCTCGACAACCAGCATAAGGTGAAAGTCATGGCAACCACTGGAGGAGTATACAACAATGGAAAAGACATCCGTATCGATTTTGTTGTCGACAACAGCCTTACGAATGGCCTTAGCTATCCAAACGGGCAGACAGTTACCGCATTACCCAACAATTACTATCAGCTTGCTAGCAATCAGATCAATATCCCAAGTGGTAGTCTCACAGGTGGTGTTGAAGTACAGCTGACTGACGCATTTTTTGCCGACCCAAAATCCTTGGAAACCTATTACGTACTTCCTCTAAGGATGACAAAAGTGGTTAACGCCGATTCCATCCTCTCCGGTAAAACCTCGTTGCAGGCTGCCAATAGGGCTATTGTATCCGATTGGGATGTCGCACCAAAAGATTTTACCTTTTATGCACTCAAATATATCAATCCCTGGCACGGCAATTACCTGCGTCGGGGTACCGACCAAATTGTCGGCAAAGGTGCCAATAACAGCTTGACAAAAAATATCGTCAGACATCAGGCTTATGTAGAAAAAGACGAAGTCAAAAGCGTCACGACAGCAGCGCTAAAGAAATCGATCTTGCCTCTTTCTTTTAAAGGAGCTGATGATGTCAATATCAATGTCAATCTGAACTTAACTTTTGATGACGACAACAATTGTAGCATTAGCTCGGCAAGTGCTGGCATCTCCGCTACAGGAACCGGTAAGTTTGTCAAACGGGGCGAAAAAAACAGCTGGGGCAATGCAGACAGAGATGCACTTTATCTTTCCTACACGATCGATATGACACAAATGAGTGTCACCAGCAAGGATACCCTCGTGATGCGGGACAGATCTGTAAAAATGGAAACATTTACACCCATCAAAAAGTAG
- a CDS encoding sialate O-acetylesterase yields MRQTQFKMLLLIFLVCCFTGTTAFAQDKNFHIYLCLGQSNMEGHGQFEPQDTITNSRFHVLAAVDCPELGRQYGKWYPARAPLTRCHTGLTPADYFGRTLVEKLPKNIEIGVINVSVGGCHIQLFDQDSTASYVAKAPEWMKSMLAAYDNNPYERLVVLAKMAQQKGIIKGILLHQGESNTGDREWPNKVKKVYESLLHDLHLNAEDVPLLAGELLSAEAGGKCAIMNSIIQTLPATIPTAHIISSAGCQGIGDGLHFSPAGYRQLGKNYAASMLKILQKK; encoded by the coding sequence ATGCGACAAACACAATTTAAAATGCTGCTACTGATCTTCTTGGTATGTTGTTTTACCGGAACAACAGCTTTTGCCCAAGACAAGAACTTCCATATCTACCTTTGTTTAGGACAATCCAATATGGAGGGACATGGACAATTCGAACCTCAGGACACCATCACCAACAGCCGGTTTCATGTGCTAGCGGCAGTAGATTGCCCCGAATTGGGACGGCAGTACGGTAAGTGGTATCCTGCCCGGGCACCACTCACGCGTTGCCACACAGGCCTTACACCTGCAGATTATTTTGGCAGAACGCTTGTAGAAAAGCTTCCCAAAAATATCGAGATCGGAGTCATCAACGTTTCGGTAGGTGGTTGCCATATTCAATTATTTGATCAAGATAGCACGGCAAGCTATGTCGCAAAGGCACCCGAATGGATGAAATCCATGCTTGCAGCTTATGACAATAATCCTTATGAAAGGCTCGTCGTCCTGGCCAAGATGGCACAGCAGAAAGGTATTATCAAAGGTATTTTACTTCATCAGGGGGAATCCAATACCGGCGATCGCGAATGGCCCAATAAAGTAAAAAAAGTCTATGAAAGCCTCTTGCACGATTTGCACCTGAACGCCGAAGATGTACCCCTACTTGCTGGTGAACTCCTATCGGCCGAAGCAGGGGGTAAATGCGCAATTATGAACAGTATCATCCAAACATTGCCCGCTACTATCCCAACTGCCCATATCATTTCTTCTGCGGGTTGCCAGGGTATCGGCGATGGACTACACTTCAGTCCTGCCGGATACCGGCAGCTGGGTAAAAATTATGCGGCAAGCATGCTTAAAATTCTTCAAAAAAAATAA
- a CDS encoding RICIN domain-containing protein codes for MRTNKMWLLLVFFLVFLSSCSRLEEKTLTSESERSLKSNVSAQAVTGWPRTTPTLHVGGKYLKDPCDNNIVLHGVAITPSPWFNGCQYGANSGYCTWDNYNVQGALNYNKAVIDKLSSAADGWYLNYIRLHIDPYWTNDPGAPIPEDDISRFNYNRLVTYTDQVIIPLINHARNRGMYVILRPPGVCPHRIAVNDAYHTYLKTVWTFLSQHPSLKNADNVMFELANEPVEILGTNGNWGTTGNEHFAALKNFFQPLVNIIRNNGANNVCWIPGTGWQSHYQGYVNNPITGGNIGYAVHIYPGYWGGVNTYQAFQNAWNTNVKPIADIAPIAITETDWAPQGYGTFGTGSTGTAGGNGFGANLKYIVDQSGNVSWNLLAPDDLLHKGDPNAGTAFNNDWEACAAPAKQWFQQYAASNYPMSNCTVTSLVNNGIYEIEFQTDANKVLDLKSGEDANGAVLRPWTRNGANAQRWVAIDAGNGYWRFVSKASASNRCIDLTSNSNALGTAIRLWQNYSNDAQAWKVTAVANGYYKITSKVDATRGWDVPNCTMDGNSNLQLWDYYGTSCQLFKFKFIAMN; via the coding sequence ATGAGAACAAACAAAATGTGGTTACTTCTGGTCTTTTTCTTAGTTTTTCTTTCCAGCTGCTCGCGGCTGGAAGAAAAAACCTTGACCAGCGAATCCGAAAGAAGTCTTAAATCCAATGTTTCCGCCCAAGCCGTTACAGGTTGGCCACGAACGACACCAACCTTACATGTAGGCGGGAAGTACCTCAAAGATCCCTGTGACAACAATATTGTCCTGCATGGAGTGGCCATTACACCCAGCCCTTGGTTCAATGGCTGCCAGTATGGTGCCAACTCCGGTTACTGCACCTGGGATAATTACAATGTTCAGGGTGCGCTCAATTACAATAAAGCAGTCATTGACAAACTCAGCAGCGCGGCCGACGGTTGGTATCTCAATTATATCCGTCTGCACATCGATCCGTATTGGACCAATGATCCGGGCGCTCCTATTCCTGAAGACGACATCTCAAGATTTAACTATAATCGCTTGGTTACCTATACTGATCAGGTCATTATTCCTTTAATCAACCATGCCCGTAACCGGGGCATGTATGTGATCTTGCGTCCTCCTGGCGTATGTCCACACCGTATCGCAGTCAATGATGCCTATCATACTTATCTTAAGACCGTATGGACTTTCCTATCGCAGCACCCATCACTAAAGAATGCTGACAATGTGATGTTTGAATTGGCTAACGAACCCGTTGAGATTCTGGGAACAAATGGCAACTGGGGGACGACCGGCAACGAGCATTTTGCTGCGTTGAAAAATTTCTTTCAGCCCTTGGTCAATATCATCCGTAATAACGGTGCCAACAATGTATGCTGGATACCAGGAACTGGCTGGCAGTCCCATTATCAAGGCTATGTCAATAATCCTATTACGGGTGGCAACATTGGCTATGCAGTACATATCTACCCTGGGTATTGGGGTGGTGTCAATACCTATCAAGCTTTTCAAAATGCCTGGAATACCAATGTTAAACCTATTGCAGACATTGCACCCATTGCCATTACAGAGACAGACTGGGCTCCACAGGGATATGGCACATTTGGTACGGGATCAACCGGTACCGCTGGCGGAAACGGTTTTGGTGCAAATTTAAAATATATTGTGGATCAGTCCGGCAATGTAAGCTGGAACCTTCTCGCCCCCGACGATCTGCTCCACAAAGGGGATCCCAACGCCGGGACAGCTTTTAACAATGATTGGGAAGCCTGTGCTGCTCCCGCTAAACAGTGGTTTCAGCAGTATGCTGCCTCCAATTACCCCATGTCTAACTGTACAGTTACTAGTCTGGTCAATAATGGCATTTACGAAATCGAATTCCAGACCGATGCCAACAAGGTACTTGATTTAAAATCAGGTGAAGATGCCAACGGTGCAGTGCTCAGACCGTGGACCAGAAATGGCGCAAATGCACAGCGCTGGGTCGCTATAGATGCCGGTAACGGATACTGGCGCTTTGTTTCAAAAGCAAGTGCAAGCAATCGCTGCATTGATCTGACGAGTAATAGCAATGCGCTTGGAACTGCCATCCGGCTTTGGCAGAACTATAGCAATGATGCTCAGGCCTGGAAGGTAACTGCTGTAGCCAATGGCTATTACAAAATTACCTCAAAGGTAGATGCTACACGCGGTTGGGATGTACCCAACTGTACCATGGACGGCAATTCCAATCTTCAGCTTTGGGATTACTATGGTACCTCCTGTCAATTATTTAAGTTCAAATTTATTGCCATGAACTAA